A genomic segment from Mycobacteriales bacterium encodes:
- a CDS encoding tetratricopeptide repeat protein, translating into MPLALRLVAVHLARPLRHRPALDLLTAADDPRAGVRELLSWSARVLDPDADRLLCMLGLLPVADPDVTVAAAACGWELPRTRDVFERLADVNMVQYRGPGRYGMHELVREYARERAAGLPDAAGLPDAAGLLDAERAAACDRVETLFLAAALEASRRLGMATDLAERDRVAVPDALTGLVAPDVQGWLRDHRGSVAAVARQAQDRGAHAAVRRLSDAWWRHLYKDMRDAEARDLHSIALVSAESAGDRLARCRALRHLGVLDTRAGRGDDARHRFDEAAREAHELGEPAEEAEATGLLASMHAALAEYGPAIAWLHRTLELTDQVPDSASRASLLNNLGMLYRKIGDLDRASTVLDEALHEAVATSDTDVESAAHNNLGSLERERGDLTAAHAHLRAALDAARRACNLEGEAVVLTKLADVAGARGDVEAAKAYLDAAALISAESGTPHLRNLVWNARGEWALTVHDLAAAARAHQQVLLPAADARDMPELARAYAGLGQVARVEGRTSQARDYLRRAAEEYRRLGSPHASAIEAQLRALRTRRGQSSSS; encoded by the coding sequence CCCTCGACCTGCTGACCGCGGCCGACGACCCCCGCGCCGGCGTACGGGAGCTGCTGTCGTGGTCGGCCCGGGTCCTCGATCCGGACGCGGACCGGCTGCTGTGCATGCTGGGGCTTCTTCCGGTGGCCGACCCGGACGTGACCGTGGCCGCCGCGGCGTGCGGCTGGGAACTCCCGCGCACCCGCGACGTCTTCGAGCGGCTCGCCGACGTGAACATGGTCCAGTACCGCGGCCCCGGCCGGTACGGGATGCACGAGCTCGTCCGCGAGTACGCCCGGGAGCGCGCGGCCGGACTCCCCGACGCGGCCGGACTCCCCGACGCGGCCGGACTCCTCGACGCGGAGCGGGCAGCTGCCTGCGACCGGGTGGAGACGCTGTTCCTCGCCGCGGCGCTGGAGGCGTCCCGCCGGCTGGGGATGGCGACCGACCTCGCCGAACGGGACCGCGTCGCCGTACCGGACGCGCTGACCGGCCTGGTCGCGCCGGACGTGCAGGGCTGGCTGCGCGACCACCGCGGGTCCGTCGCCGCGGTCGCCCGGCAGGCCCAGGACCGGGGTGCGCACGCCGCCGTCCGGCGACTGTCCGACGCCTGGTGGCGCCACCTCTACAAGGACATGCGCGACGCCGAGGCGCGGGACCTGCACAGCATCGCGCTGGTGTCGGCGGAGTCGGCGGGCGACCGGCTCGCCCGGTGCCGGGCGCTGCGGCACCTGGGTGTGCTCGACACCCGCGCCGGGCGCGGCGACGACGCCCGGCACCGGTTCGACGAGGCCGCGCGGGAGGCGCACGAGCTCGGCGAGCCGGCGGAGGAGGCGGAGGCGACCGGGCTGCTCGCCTCCATGCACGCCGCCCTCGCCGAGTACGGCCCGGCGATCGCCTGGCTGCACCGCACCCTGGAGCTCACCGACCAGGTTCCGGACTCCGCCAGCCGGGCCAGCCTGCTCAACAATCTGGGCATGCTCTACCGCAAGATCGGCGACCTCGACCGCGCCTCCACCGTCCTGGACGAGGCGCTGCACGAGGCCGTCGCCACGTCCGACACCGATGTGGAGAGTGCCGCCCACAACAACCTCGGCAGCCTGGAACGGGAGCGCGGCGACCTGACCGCCGCCCACGCCCATCTGCGGGCAGCGCTGGACGCCGCCCGGCGCGCCTGCAACCTCGAGGGCGAGGCGGTCGTGCTCACGAAGCTCGCGGACGTGGCCGGGGCGCGCGGGGACGTCGAGGCGGCGAAGGCGTACCTCGACGCCGCGGCCCTGATCAGCGCGGAGTCGGGTACCCCGCACCTGCGCAACCTGGTGTGGAACGCGCGCGGCGAGTGGGCGCTGACCGTGCACGACCTCGCCGCTGCCGCCCGGGCCCACCAGCAGGTTCTGCTCCCCGCCGCCGACGCCCGGGACATGCCCGAACTGGCCCGGGCGTACGCCGGCCTGGGGCAGGTGGCGCGGGTGGAGGGACGCACCAGCCAGGCCCGGGACTACCTCCGCCGGGCCGCCGAGGAGTACCGGCGCCTGGGCTCCCCGCACGCCTCCGCCATAGAGGCCCAACTGCGCGCCCTCCGGACCCGCCGTGGACAGTCGTCATCCAGCTGA